A stretch of Candidatus Obscuribacterales bacterium DNA encodes these proteins:
- a CDS encoding glycosyltransferase family 39 protein: protein MTIAPLKQWLRWGAIALLVIGILFRFGNLGKKVYWIDETYTSLRISGYGEQELITQTYTGEVITVADLQSFQKLGPDRTWTDTLKSLSESPQHPPLYFLLGRLWIQIWGASPATVRSLSALLSLLTFPALYWLGRELFESSTPRWLAIACVAVSPFHVLYAQEARQYSLWTALTIASGAALLGAMRLTQATVPPQRRWLAWSTYTLLLATSFYTFLLTGLVAIAHGVFIGIRTWQKRKRSLLLSYLVATTSAILLFAPWLWVMINHAQRVSNTAAWANERFSLDWLILRWLLYPINQFLDLNLGDRYLTSPAILLMVAMVALIVYAVIVVAREAPPLTAQFILVTTAVPALILILPDLLLGGQRSGTARYMIPVYIGLQLAVVYALSLRLETSTRARWQLITLGVLASGIVSCGISSQATLWWTKSPDKHQHNHRIVAALSQSDRPLVISDDSTELSTCFACRMLTLSYDLPPETRLQLVRSPQIPVLPSDRPDVFVISPSRRLVRRLEDQGYTSRLVFEADRVWFWQLTPDQ, encoded by the coding sequence GTGACCATAGCACCCTTAAAGCAATGGCTACGGTGGGGGGCGATCGCCCTATTGGTGATCGGTATCCTATTCCGGTTTGGCAACCTAGGCAAAAAGGTGTACTGGATTGATGAAACCTATACCTCCCTGAGGATATCCGGCTATGGGGAGCAGGAACTGATCACCCAGACCTACACCGGTGAGGTGATCACCGTTGCCGATTTGCAAAGCTTCCAGAAACTGGGTCCCGATCGTACCTGGACAGATACCTTAAAATCCCTGAGCGAGTCCCCCCAACATCCACCCCTTTATTTTTTACTCGGACGACTGTGGATACAGATATGGGGAGCTAGTCCCGCTACAGTGCGATCGCTCTCGGCGCTGCTCAGCTTACTCACCTTTCCTGCTCTCTATTGGCTAGGGCGCGAGTTATTTGAGAGTTCCACACCTCGATGGCTAGCGATCGCCTGCGTAGCTGTCTCTCCCTTCCATGTACTCTATGCCCAAGAGGCTCGGCAATACAGTTTATGGACAGCTCTGACCATTGCCAGCGGAGCCGCTCTCCTGGGGGCCATGCGTCTGACCCAAGCCACGGTTCCTCCCCAACGACGCTGGCTAGCTTGGAGCACCTATACCCTGCTGCTGGCTACGAGTTTCTACACTTTTTTGCTGACGGGTCTGGTGGCGATCGCCCATGGCGTCTTCATTGGCATCCGTACGTGGCAAAAGCGGAAGCGATCGCTGCTGCTATCGTATTTAGTCGCTACAACATCAGCCATTCTGCTCTTTGCCCCGTGGCTATGGGTGATGATCAACCATGCCCAGCGGGTGAGCAATACGGCCGCTTGGGCGAATGAACGGTTTTCCTTAGATTGGCTGATTCTCCGCTGGTTACTGTACCCCATCAACCAGTTCCTGGATCTGAACCTAGGCGATCGCTATTTGACCTCTCCTGCCATCCTTTTAATGGTGGCGATGGTGGCACTCATCGTCTATGCGGTCATCGTCGTTGCCCGCGAAGCCCCACCCCTCACCGCTCAATTTATCTTAGTCACCACCGCTGTTCCAGCCCTGATCCTGATCCTACCTGATTTACTCTTAGGGGGACAGCGATCGGGCACTGCTCGCTACATGATACCCGTTTATATTGGACTACAGCTTGCGGTCGTCTATGCCCTCAGCCTACGCCTTGAGACAAGCACCCGCGCCCGCTGGCAGCTCATCACCCTGGGAGTTTTGGCATCTGGTATCGTATCCTGCGGCATCAGCAGCCAAGCCACGCTGTGGTGGACAAAAAGCCCAGATAAGCATCAGCACAATCATCGCATCGTGGCGGCCCTGAGCCAAAGCGATCGCCCCCTGGTGATCAGCGATGATTCGACAGAACTCAGCACCTGCTTTGCCTGTCGAATGCTCACCCTAAGTTATGATCTACCACCCGAGACTCGCCTGCAACTGGTGCGATCGCCTCAAATTCCTGTATTGCCAAGCGATCGTCCCGATGTATTTGTCATTAGCCCATCGCGCCGGCTAGTCCGAAGACTGGAAGACCAAGGCTATACATCACGACTGGTGTTCGAAGCTGATCGGGTTTGGTTTTGGCAGTTGACGCCTGATCAGTAG
- the trmFO gene encoding FADH(2)-oxidizing methylenetetrahydrofolate--tRNA-(uracil(54)-C(5))-methyltransferase TrmFO — MTVTTQPVHVIGGGLAGTEAAWQVAQAGVPVILHEMRPQQVSPAHHTEHLAELVCSNSFGARASDRASGLLHAELRRLGSVVIGKADDHAVPAGGALAVDRAVFSQDLTETLSRHPLIELRRGEVSTIPTDAVVVLTTGPLTSEALADDLRRLTGMEYLSFFDAASPIVVGESINQDIAFLASRYDRGEAAYLNCPMTQVQYLNFWQALCEAEQAELKAFERETAKFFEGCLPIEEMARRGEDTMRYGPLKPVGLFDARHGDFRDPNNRDKRPYAVVQLRQEDKAGQLWNMVGFQTNLRWGEQKRVFRMIPGLEAAEFVRMGVMHRNTFINTPELLTRSLQFKTRPSLLAAGQLVGTEGYTAAAAGGWLAGTNAARVVQGRSPLEVPETTMMGALIDFISSASPKHFQPMPPNFGILPELPQRIRNKQERYGTYRDRAFQDLERWAQEQNLVLQAGELSPLSA; from the coding sequence ATGACCGTAACGACACAGCCGGTTCACGTCATTGGCGGCGGCCTGGCCGGCACAGAGGCGGCTTGGCAGGTAGCCCAGGCAGGGGTGCCCGTGATTTTACATGAAATGCGACCGCAGCAGGTTAGTCCGGCCCACCACACTGAGCATTTGGCCGAACTGGTGTGCAGTAACTCCTTTGGGGCCCGGGCCAGCGATCGCGCCTCAGGACTTCTCCATGCCGAATTGCGGCGCTTGGGGTCGGTGGTCATTGGTAAAGCGGATGACCATGCGGTCCCGGCTGGGGGAGCCTTGGCGGTGGATCGGGCAGTGTTTAGCCAAGATCTGACAGAAACCCTCAGCCGTCATCCCTTGATTGAACTACGGCGAGGAGAAGTCTCGACGATTCCCACCGATGCTGTTGTGGTGCTGACGACTGGGCCGTTGACCAGTGAGGCCTTGGCGGATGATTTGCGCCGGTTGACGGGCATGGAGTATTTGAGCTTTTTTGATGCCGCCAGTCCCATTGTGGTGGGAGAGTCGATTAATCAAGACATTGCCTTCTTGGCATCCCGCTATGATCGCGGGGAGGCAGCCTACCTCAATTGCCCGATGACCCAGGTGCAATATTTGAATTTTTGGCAGGCGCTCTGTGAAGCAGAACAGGCAGAATTAAAAGCTTTTGAACGAGAGACGGCTAAGTTTTTTGAAGGCTGCTTACCCATTGAGGAAATGGCGCGGCGCGGTGAGGATACCATGCGCTATGGGCCGCTGAAACCGGTGGGGCTCTTCGATGCGCGACATGGTGATTTTCGAGATCCCAATAATCGCGATAAACGTCCCTATGCAGTGGTACAGCTTCGCCAGGAGGACAAGGCTGGCCAACTTTGGAATATGGTTGGCTTTCAAACGAATTTGCGCTGGGGTGAACAAAAGCGGGTATTCCGCATGATCCCAGGCTTGGAGGCGGCGGAATTTGTGCGCATGGGCGTGATGCACCGCAATACGTTTATTAATACGCCAGAACTTCTGACCCGATCGCTGCAGTTCAAAACGCGGCCATCCCTGTTGGCCGCCGGGCAATTGGTGGGTACCGAAGGCTATACGGCGGCAGCGGCCGGGGGCTGGTTGGCGGGCACCAATGCAGCGCGGGTTGTCCAAGGGCGATCGCCCCTAGAGGTACCAGAAACGACGATGATGGGTGCCCTGATTGACTTTATCAGCAGCGCTTCACCGAAACACTTTCAGCCCATGCCGCCCAATTTTGGCATTTTGCCAGAGCTGCCCCAGCGCATCCGCAATAAGCAGGAACGCTACGGTACCTATCGCGATCGCGCCTTTCAAGACCTCGAACGCTGGGCTCAAGAGCAAAACCTGGTTCTGCAAGCGGGCGAGCTCAGTCCCCTATCTGCCTAA
- a CDS encoding AI-2E family transporter: MKLGEWIGILCLAIALVLLWQIRQMLLLVFTAVVLATAINSLVRRIQKFGIRRGLAILIAMIGLALVGGIFVQVIVPPFTEQFLSLLELLPKGFQQITNWLDGIIQNNPELFAEQLELSSISNLAQQIQPLVQNILSNFFALFSNSLAVVFQLLVVIVITLMLLANPQPYRQAVIQAFPSFYRRRVDTILVECESALGNWFGGIVISSVTLGLLSGLGLLVLGIRLVLAHALLAGLLNFIPNIGPTLSLIFPLTIALIDAPWKAIPVIILYIVIQNIESYWLTPTVMAKQVSLLPAMTLIAQIFFAATFGFLGLLLALPLTVVVKVLIEEVLIRDVMDRWTSDHYPEPAIATLPDSIMNNRAPAGDASSWLSVAATLDSVPGATAEDVYPQAIAPESPLTNDPPPPSDPFESESLS; encoded by the coding sequence GTGAAATTAGGAGAGTGGATTGGGATACTGTGTCTAGCGATCGCCCTGGTGCTGCTATGGCAAATTCGCCAAATGCTGCTCTTGGTTTTCACGGCTGTGGTCTTAGCTACGGCTATTAATAGCCTTGTACGACGCATCCAAAAATTTGGCATCCGCCGAGGGCTAGCTATCCTCATCGCTATGATTGGATTAGCCTTGGTGGGTGGAATCTTTGTGCAGGTGATTGTTCCGCCCTTCACTGAACAGTTTCTCAGCCTTCTAGAACTCCTGCCCAAGGGATTTCAGCAAATTACCAACTGGCTAGATGGCATTATTCAGAATAATCCAGAACTTTTTGCAGAACAGCTTGAACTCTCCAGCATTTCCAACCTAGCCCAACAGATTCAGCCGCTTGTTCAGAATATTCTGAGTAACTTCTTTGCGCTGTTTTCCAACTCCCTAGCAGTGGTGTTCCAGCTCTTGGTCGTCATTGTGATTACCTTGATGCTTTTGGCCAACCCCCAGCCCTACCGACAAGCTGTCATCCAAGCTTTCCCATCCTTCTATCGCCGTCGTGTTGACACCATTCTCGTGGAATGTGAATCAGCCCTAGGCAATTGGTTTGGCGGCATTGTCATTAGCTCCGTCACCTTAGGGCTGCTCAGTGGATTGGGATTGCTGGTTCTTGGCATTCGCTTAGTTCTAGCCCATGCACTTCTAGCCGGCTTACTCAACTTCATTCCCAATATTGGCCCTACCCTCAGCCTCATCTTCCCGCTAACGATCGCCCTGATTGACGCACCTTGGAAGGCCATTCCCGTCATCATTCTCTATATCGTCATTCAGAATATTGAAAGCTACTGGCTAACGCCAACTGTCATGGCCAAGCAGGTTTCCCTATTGCCTGCCATGACCCTGATCGCCCAAATCTTTTTTGCCGCCACCTTTGGCTTTCTGGGGCTCTTGCTGGCCCTGCCTCTCACTGTTGTCGTCAAAGTCTTGATTGAAGAAGTGCTGATTCGCGATGTGATGGATCGATGGACGTCAGACCACTATCCCGAACCAGCGATCGCTACCCTTCCAGATTCGATCATGAACAATCGGGCTCCTGCTGGCGATGCTTCATCCTGGCTCAGCGTTGCGGCTACCCTCGACAGTGTTCCTGGGGCAACTGCCGAAGATGTTTATCCTCAAGCGATCGCCCCTGAATCACCTCTCACCAATGATCCACCTCCTCCATCCGACCCTTTTGAATCCGAATCTTTGTCGTGA
- a CDS encoding pentapeptide repeat-containing protein, giving the protein MANYDHLALLKQGSDRWHAWRSHHPGQVLDLSEVRLAGVYFKDTDLSRINFRGADLSQTVLTAANLQGADLSHANLSRSELSHTRLQGAEFVGADLSYAQLSHANLSHANLISANLRGVILRDADVSHANLVGVDLQDAHLERANLNQATLNRANLRDAYLVSAHLNQAVFDHASLVGTQLVSAFLYGAIFRQANLNTANFLRAYALDADFQQANLVQADLRWAMLQRSQFQQADLTQANLRGADLRGANFRGACLRGANLEDAKLDRADLTQADLSDTNLNPTQLRYTMMESDRS; this is encoded by the coding sequence ATGGCAAACTACGACCATTTAGCACTCTTGAAACAGGGATCCGATCGCTGGCACGCATGGCGATCGCACCATCCTGGGCAAGTCTTAGACCTCAGTGAGGTGCGGTTGGCCGGGGTGTATTTCAAAGACACTGACCTGAGCCGCATCAACTTTCGGGGAGCGGATTTAAGTCAAACGGTGCTGACGGCGGCCAATCTCCAAGGGGCCGACCTCAGCCATGCCAACCTCTCGCGATCGGAGCTTAGCCATACCCGCTTGCAGGGAGCTGAGTTCGTCGGCGCAGACCTATCCTATGCCCAGCTCTCCCACGCCAATCTCAGCCATGCTAATTTGATTAGCGCCAACCTGCGCGGCGTGATCCTACGCGACGCCGACGTCAGCCATGCCAATTTAGTCGGCGTGGATCTGCAAGACGCTCACCTAGAACGGGCAAACCTGAACCAAGCCACCCTGAACCGGGCTAATCTGCGGGATGCCTATTTAGTCTCTGCCCACTTGAACCAGGCTGTGTTTGACCATGCCAGTCTAGTCGGCACCCAGTTGGTGAGCGCCTTTCTATACGGGGCAATCTTTCGCCAGGCTAACTTGAACACCGCCAATTTCTTACGGGCCTATGCCTTAGACGCCGATTTCCAACAGGCTAATCTTGTCCAGGCTGACCTCCGCTGGGCCATGCTGCAGCGATCGCAGTTCCAACAGGCCGACCTCACCCAGGCCAATTTGCGGGGGGCAGACCTGCGGGGCGCTAATTTTCGAGGTGCCTGCCTGCGCGGGGCCAATCTAGAAGACGCCAAGCTGGATCGGGCCGATCTCACCCAGGCTGATTTGAGCGACACAAACCTTAACCCAACCCAACTTCGCTATACGATGATGGAAAGCGATCGCTCCTGA
- a CDS encoding glycosyltransferase family 39 protein, producing the protein MTLTQDPQIQDRLAKRLFPRLRTVAIAFLLIGVMLRVVFLEQEFFWGDEVLTALRISGYSEVTVVDQLYQGQVLEAQDLQAYQQPQASPGWGSVWAVLTDHPEHPPLYYVLNRVWTRLVGLWSDRPVPTVRSLSVVFSLATLPLAFAWLRQCLSSRVAWMAIALMAVSPLHVLYAQEARQYSLWMLLMVASNWAVMRAVEQSTRARWGIYALTAILGLYTHLLFSLVLLSQGIYVIASQGGRIGAIFWRYGQAIALALLAFSPWLWVIITRFEGLQRTVQQAQNHRSVIDLVQDLSRLINRVFFNADLTWANGILVLLIGAVVYQLWRRSLTPATVLVLSLIVVPFMVLAIPDLITGSAQSARVRYMIPAYLGIQWAIALQFSQGIYTQQRWQRSLGRFGWSLLLVGSVSGSLVGVYQTDVPWINGGKVRDYLAIAEVINAQDAPRIVSDTRPVRAIALSYRLKPEVTLQLFPPSVDQLAEITPSRLRDRTLAPISSRGMNLEAIEQETAWVVDPSPDFQAHLASLGRLTMKHEGQHLQLWEWTRR; encoded by the coding sequence ATGACTCTCACGCAAGATCCACAGATCCAGGATCGTCTAGCAAAACGCCTGTTTCCTCGCCTGAGAACGGTGGCGATCGCCTTCCTACTCATCGGGGTCATGCTACGAGTTGTATTTCTAGAGCAAGAATTTTTCTGGGGAGACGAGGTGCTCACCGCCCTGCGTATCTCCGGCTATTCTGAAGTGACGGTCGTCGATCAGCTGTACCAGGGACAAGTCCTAGAGGCCCAAGATCTACAGGCCTACCAGCAGCCCCAGGCCAGTCCCGGTTGGGGATCGGTGTGGGCGGTGCTCACCGATCATCCGGAGCATCCTCCCCTATACTATGTCCTAAATCGCGTTTGGACTCGTCTGGTGGGCCTCTGGAGCGATCGCCCTGTGCCGACCGTACGCAGCCTATCCGTAGTGTTCAGTTTAGCCACCTTACCCTTAGCCTTTGCCTGGCTACGACAGTGTTTGAGCAGTCGGGTAGCCTGGATGGCGATCGCCCTGATGGCGGTGTCTCCCCTGCATGTGCTCTATGCCCAAGAAGCTCGGCAATATAGCCTGTGGATGCTGTTGATGGTGGCGTCTAATTGGGCCGTGATGCGGGCCGTGGAACAGTCCACTCGGGCTAGGTGGGGGATCTATGCCCTAACAGCCATCTTGGGCCTATATACCCATCTCTTGTTTAGCCTGGTGTTACTCAGTCAAGGCATCTACGTGATAGCCAGCCAAGGAGGGCGCATCGGAGCTATTTTCTGGCGCTATGGACAAGCGATCGCCCTAGCCCTGCTAGCCTTTAGCCCTTGGCTGTGGGTGATCATAACCCGGTTTGAGGGTCTACAGCGTACGGTACAGCAAGCCCAAAACCATCGCTCGGTGATCGACCTCGTGCAGGACTTGTCTCGATTGATTAACCGGGTGTTTTTTAACGCCGATCTCACCTGGGCTAATGGCATCCTTGTGCTGCTGATTGGAGCCGTAGTCTACCAACTCTGGCGGCGATCGCTCACCCCCGCTACGGTGTTGGTCTTGAGTTTGATAGTCGTACCTTTTATGGTGCTAGCAATACCAGATCTGATCACCGGCAGTGCTCAGTCGGCACGGGTGCGCTATATGATTCCTGCTTATCTGGGCATTCAATGGGCGATCGCTCTGCAATTTTCCCAGGGTATCTACACCCAGCAGCGTTGGCAGCGAAGCCTTGGGCGGTTTGGCTGGAGTTTGCTCTTGGTGGGATCTGTGTCTGGAAGTTTAGTCGGTGTCTATCAAACCGACGTGCCCTGGATCAATGGCGGCAAGGTGCGCGATTACTTGGCCATTGCTGAGGTGATTAATGCTCAGGATGCTCCTCGGATCGTCAGTGATACAAGACCGGTGAGAGCGATCGCCCTTAGCTACCGACTCAAGCCAGAGGTCACCCTACAGTTATTCCCCCCCTCCGTCGATCAGTTAGCAGAAATAACCCCATCTCGGTTACGCGATCGCACCTTAGCTCCTATTTCCAGCCGTGGCATGAACCTAGAGGCGATAGAGCAGGAGACAGCTTGGGTGGTGGATCCATCACCCGATTTTCAGGCCCATTTAGCATCCTTAGGACGCCTAACCATGAAGCATGAGGGGCAACATCTACAACTCTGGGAGTGGACACGCCGGTGA